In Sylvia atricapilla isolate bSylAtr1 chromosome 27, bSylAtr1.pri, whole genome shotgun sequence, one genomic interval encodes:
- the LOC136372126 gene encoding feather keratin Cos2-2-like, whose amino-acid sequence MSCPEKCQQCQPCDPCCRPCGPCPLASSCNECCVRQCQSSHVVIEPPAVLVTLPGPVLSSFPQNTAVGSSTSAAVGSILSTEGVPISSGGFDISCITNCYGGSRCCRPC is encoded by the coding sequence ATGTCCTGCCCAGAgaagtgccagcagtgccagccctgtgaCCCTTGCTGCCGGCCCTGCGGCCCCTGCCcgctggccagcagctgcaatgagtgctgtgtcaggcagtgccagagctcccaCGTCGTCATTGAGCcgcctgctgtgctggtgaccctgcccggccccgtcctcagctccttcccacagaacactgccgtgggatcctccacctctgctgctgtgggcagcatcctcagcactgagggagtgcccatcagctctgggggctttgaCATCTCCTGCATCACCAACTGCTATGGTGGCAGCAGATGTTGTCGTCCCTGCTAA